CACTCTTCATGTCTGTGGTCTGTGATAGGTGCAGTCCCTGTTGGGCTTAGAGCTGTTGGAATGCCTCTATTGGAGACGTGGAGCTCTGCTGTACATGTACTGTCACACCCTTCATCAACGAAAGCAGTGGATCaagaaaaacaaggacacaTTCCTTAAGGTACCCCACTGTGAAAAGATATAACTAGAATCATTAAGCTGTAGTTATAAGAATAAGATTTGTTTAATTGGCATTTGGTGTGTGACCTAATGGTCGTCTAATTCCAACTATATTCAAATCCAGTGTATTCAGGAAGGTGTGCGTTACTTGATGCGGATGCTGCAGGTGAGAAACTCTGTGAAGCTCAACGATGGGGTAGTGCTTCATGACACTGCTACAGCAGGCTTCTTATCTGAAGGTAAAAATCTTAAGTATTTAAAATTGAATAGCAAATCTGAAGTGTTGATCTCCAATTGATCATACTCTCTATCTTCAACCAGGCATCTTCtcagacacacacctgctgacaatgATGTACATTGGGGAAATGTGTTTCTGGGCAGTTAAGTACGAGGACTGCAGCGCTGACAGTATGGACCGGAAAGAAGATCGCCTTCAGTTTCGGGACATTGGCACTCAAATTCTCAACAAATATGTGCTTGCCTGTGAGGGCCCTCTGCAGGGTCAGGGTTGGAACACAGAAAATGCCAAGGAAATCCTTAGTATTTTACAGTGAATCTGTTAAAGTTGCCCCCAGACACAGATCTAATTTCAGTGTTCATTAGTGTCAACCCTAAATAAAAATTGAACCCATCCGGTGGGGTGTAATGTTGTGGAAGGTTGAGGGAAGGCACATGGAGTATGTGAAGAAATTAGTCTTTCGATCAGTGTCTACTGGCAACATCATCCAATGCCAAATGGCCCATGGCCAAAGCACATCAATGAGAAAGTAAAGGAGAGGAGGTGTAAAACTGGCAGGTGCTGCAGAGGAGGCTGTTGAGTAATTATTTGCCCTGTCCTGCTGAAAAAGCAGTTATCATCCTGATTACAGACTGTTGACTGGGGCACCTGCTTTGCTCTAAGAATGtcattataaatatattaatataaaaaagttattaatgaaattgacattttttttgattCCTTTTCTAAAATATTGTTACAAGTTTTAAGATAATCCAGCTGGAAAAGAGACATTGCACAgtaaccttttatttattttgttttgtttccattttgttatgcttttaatataatttacagATAccttaaatatgtgtgtatgaacTACACACACGAGAGGCAAAGTGTTGACAATGTATTCATGACCATTTAAAGTATGTTCAGATTTGTTCATGTACCAGCTTTGTAATGAGCCACTTGTATTCCCATCTATTGCAAGTTCAATTTTTCTGCCTCTTGAGTATCTTTGATAGTATAACTATAAGTAGAGACTGTGTTGTTTGGATGAAAAtcaatttctgttttttaatgtccttgGTGACAATAAACACGTCTGTTGTTTTAAAACGGCAGTTAATTTTGTGAAACTACAATACACAAAGAAATGACAGAGCTCTTTGCGTCTATGTGTCTATGACGTCTTTCCTTTGGCTACCAGATAAGAGTCCTGGTTTACATAATAATGACACTACATTACCCACAATTCTTCGCCACTGCCAGCAACAAGGAAGTgttacagagagaaaacagaaaacgcTGGATTTGTTGTCATCTCTGgctgacattgttttttttactgactgGATTGTCACATTGGAAGTGGTAGAAGGGAAaatgcagcagctcagtgaGTCCGTGGTGATCCGCAGCCTAAAGAGATTCAGAGACAGATTTTTCCCAAACCGAAATGAAGTTGTAGGTGACGGTGACATGACACCTGAAACAGAAGAATCACAGCCAGGACTTTTGGACACTTTACCGGTGAGATTAACCCTTACTACTCACTGTTTAGGCTGGAAAGAGGTACGCATGTTCGACTAATTTAACCTGATGTCACATTGAGTGAAATTAAAGGGTTTTAAACTGTCAGAGAACATTAAAAGTTTCTTCAGGTACAACATTTGTATTCGACCGTTGTGACACAACACACTTggattttagttttgttttttaagtgttcaCTAATAGTACAATACCAATATAATGCGTAGTTGTATTCTCTGATTAATCGGCACTGCACTTGCCAAAGCGTGGCTGTTCATAACATTGACCACCAGCAGATGGCGCTACCATTACAGCACACATGAGTTATGTACCGAGATGGAGCGAGGTAGACCGATTCATCGAGCACATTTTTCAAGATTACACAATAAATATCGTCCATTTTATGTACATTTACACGCGTTTGTCTCAGAAACCTGTTAAAATTAATAGCGCTCTAAAAACCCCATGAAAAGATTATTTGAAACGGTAGACATGTTTAGCTAACATGTATGAtacaaaatgtatgtaatgCAATATTTAGTCAGGTAAGTGTTTAATgtgtatcatttattattataataataagaagaagaattattattattattagtagtagtagtagtagtagtaataaacTGTTAAAGTTAAACTAGATATTAACCTCATATCTTACTCTTACAGATTATGTAGTTGACATAGTAATAACATAGACATTTTATACCCCAAAGGTGGACCTGCAGTTCCTGATTATGaactttctgtctcctgtggatCTCTGTCGACTGGGAGCCACCTGTCGCTATTGGAGGGCCATGGTTCGAGATCCAGTACTGTGGAGATACTTCCTGCTCAGGGACATGCCCCACTGGCCCTCTATCGACCATTTGACAATGCCCCGACTGGAGTTGTTGAATATGCCGCTGGTCAATGAAGAGGAAAGTCTGTCTGAtacagaagaagcagaagagaaAAGGACAGAGTTGAAATGTGACTACATGTCAGAGTGGGTACTTTTGTCTGTTCCTGTGTCAACTAGTAACTGTTGGATTGAAAAGTTTGATTTCACTGCAGTTTTTTCGTTGTCTCAACAGATACCTGAAAGGATGCCCATCCTATAGACAACAGTGGCTTCCTTCAGGGGCAGCGTATGAGGTCGTGACCTCATTTTTTCAGTCTCTGGTTCGCTCATCTGAACCGCGTTATGCCATGTTTGGACCTGGTATGGAGCAACTAGATGTCTCTATAGTCACAAGGCTCATGTACGCCCCAGACGTGCTTCCGGTGTCGGGGACACCGCACAGACAGATAAATGGTGAGACGGTCTCCAAACCGCTTTACTAAAGAATTACAAATCACTGATTATCATGCATGTTGTAGGTTAATTTTCCGACCAGAAGGTGGCACAAATGGCCTGTAATCTTCCCAAGAATGTAATTTAACTTCCATCAATATTTTGATCATAGGTATCGGGTCAGGGATCAGTTATATGTTCAACAACCAACACAGATTTAATATCCTGACTCTGTATTCAACCAATAGGTAAGCATTTTATGTTACCACATGTGTTTTAGTGTCTTTTACGATTATTATCTTTTGTTCGATTATCATTTTATAGTCATCAAACCTTGTTTGTCTGCAGGGCAGATAGGGAAAGAGCCAGACTGCATCAGCAGAGCGTCAGTAATAAACTTTTTACCTTCGAAGGAGAAGATGATTCGGGTTACCCCATCTGCAGCCCTGCCCCTCAGGTCCAGCAAGTGTGCCAGGTGGTGGACGGGTTCATCTATGTAGCCAATGCCGAGCCTGGAAAAAGTGAGGAAAATACATCTGTCTTGGCAGCGTCTGCTTTGCTCCATCTAATGAT
The DNA window shown above is from Solea senegalensis isolate Sse05_10M linkage group LG5, IFAPA_SoseM_1, whole genome shotgun sequence and carries:
- the lg5h5orf51 gene encoding UPF0600 protein C5orf51 homolog codes for the protein MADDYRRQGLELERRIFELDIKCSSLRAEKQDDDYLQNASAILDKLKSHFRQGGESSNLSKLLQDYTQVILDITFYEENKLVDQEFPEDCSPFKIQQLLQDLTEPEVLTGRLAPAQEVQSLLGLELLECLYWRRGALLYMYCHTLHQRKQWIKKNKDTFLKCIQEGVRYLMRMLQVRNSVKLNDGVVLHDTATAGFLSEGIFSDTHLLTMMYIGEMCFWAVKYEDCSADSMDRKEDRLQFRDIGTQILNKYVLACEGPLQGQGWNTENAKEILSILQ
- the fbxo4 gene encoding F-box only protein 4 isoform X1 — translated: MTSFLWLPDKSPGLHNNDTTLPTILRHCQQQGSVTERKQKTLDLLSSLADIVFFTDWIVTLEVVEGKMQQLSESVVIRSLKRFRDRFFPNRNEVVGDGDMTPETEESQPGLLDTLPVDLQFLIMNFLSPVDLCRLGATCRYWRAMVRDPVLWRYFLLRDMPHWPSIDHLTMPRLELLNMPLVNEEESLSDTEEAEEKRTELKCDYMSEYLKGCPSYRQQWLPSGAAYEVVTSFFQSLVRSSEPRYAMFGPGMEQLDVSIVTRLMYAPDVLPVSGTPHRQINGIGSGISYMFNNQHRFNILTLYSTNRADRERARLHQQSVSNKLFTFEGEDDSGYPICSPAPQVQQVCQVVDGFIYVANAEPGKIGGGMTEVAQIQAVLSSARDSKSRPLLVLSCVSREEAISTTSLQNGAHRNGARNRIPSVDMAKILGLPQLANPWMVQDTVAESLSGLLDGISWLLRCSGVKL
- the fbxo4 gene encoding F-box only protein 4 isoform X2, which codes for MTSFLWLPDKSPGLHNNDTTLPTILRHCQQQGSVTERKQKTLDLLSSLADIVFFTDWIVTLEVVEGKMQQLSESVVIRSLKRFRDRFFPNRNEVVGDGDMTPETEESQPGLLDTLPVDLQFLIMNFLSPVDLCRLGATCRYWRAMVRDPVLWRYFLLRDMPHWPSIDHLTMPRLELLNMPLVNEEESLSDTEEAEEKRTELKCDYMSEYLKGCPSYRQQWLPSGAAYEVVTSFFQSLVRSSEPRYAMFGPGMEQLDVSIVTRLMYAPDVLPVSGTPHRQINGIGSGISYMFNNQHRFNILTLYSTNRADRERARLHQQSVSNKLFTFEGEDDSGYPICSPAPQVQQVCQVVDGFIYVANAEPGKSGGMTEVAQIQAVLSSARDSKSRPLLVLSCVSREEAISTTSLQNGAHRNGARNRIPSVDMAKILGLPQLANPWMVQDTVAESLSGLLDGISWLLRCSGVKL